A part of Thermoflexus hugenholtzii JAD2 genomic DNA contains:
- a CDS encoding DUF5666 domain-containing protein, whose amino-acid sequence MSRAFPLWIWMLLFSIGILFSACARGIPGERLPEGSRPTAPPPGRTGGQGTVARPPASPPRPSPIEEPSGEAMTLEGRITAVIPGGYQVDGHRVHVSPEADAEGPLPVGVYVTVVGIARPDGSIEAEVLEVLRRPGAEREWESTLEQVRTDGYQIDGRRVFVLPTTEVIGDPKPGSSVYLSGFEQPDGSLVADTVIVIETEP is encoded by the coding sequence GTGAGCCGAGCGTTCCCCCTATGGATATGGATGCTTCTGTTCTCCATCGGGATCCTGTTCTCCGCTTGCGCCCGGGGCATCCCGGGAGAGCGGCTCCCGGAAGGAAGCCGGCCGACCGCGCCGCCACCCGGCCGGACGGGAGGTCAGGGGACGGTGGCGCGCCCTCCGGCCTCGCCGCCGCGCCCGTCCCCCATCGAGGAGCCCTCCGGGGAGGCGATGACGCTGGAGGGCCGGATCACCGCGGTCATCCCGGGAGGCTATCAGGTGGACGGTCATCGGGTGCATGTAAGCCCGGAAGCGGACGCGGAGGGCCCGCTGCCGGTCGGGGTCTACGTGACGGTGGTCGGGATCGCTCGCCCGGACGGCTCGATCGAGGCAGAGGTCCTGGAGGTCCTGCGCCGCCCGGGCGCGGAGCGGGAGTGGGAGAGCACGCTGGAGCAGGTGCGGACGGATGGCTATCAGATCGATGGACGCCGGGTGTTCGTCCTTCCTACCACGGAGGTGATCGGGGATCCAAAGCCCGGCTCCTCGGTTTATCTCTCCGGGTTCGAGCAGCCCGATGGCTCCCTGGTGGCGGACACCGTGATCGTGATCGAGACAGAGCCGTGA